The following are encoded together in the Nocardioides okcheonensis genome:
- the dop gene encoding depupylase/deamidase Dop — protein sequence MSVRRVMGTEVEYGISVQGQPTANPMVASSQVVNAYASSTVRARRARWDFEEESPLRDARGFDMARQVADPSQLTDEDLGLANVILANGARLYVDHAHPEYSSPEVTSPLDVVRWEKAGEQVMLDASRMAGQVPGAAPILLYKNNTDNKGASYGAHENYLMRRTTPFAEIVRHLTPFFVSRQVVTGAGRVGIGQDGRDTTPDRGFQLSQRADYFEVEVGLETTLKRPIINTRDEPHADPAVYRRLHVIIGDANLAETSIYLKSGTTALVLAMIEDGFIDADLAIEGAVRALRDVSHDPTLTHLVPLRDGRRLTAVQLQMEYLDLARKFVEDRYGADADEQTVDVLQRWESVLTRLERDPMECATELDWVAKLKLLEQYRDRDGLAWDDAKLHLIDLQYADVRPDKGLYHRLAASGRIERLLDDAAVESAMHEPPADTRAYFRGRCLEKYADSVAAASWDSVIFDLPGRESLQRVPTLDPLRGTRAHVGELIERCATAQELVAAITR from the coding sequence ATGAGCGTACGACGGGTGATGGGCACCGAGGTCGAGTACGGCATCTCGGTCCAGGGACAACCGACCGCCAACCCGATGGTCGCGTCCTCGCAGGTCGTCAACGCCTACGCCAGCTCGACGGTGCGCGCCCGACGGGCCCGCTGGGACTTCGAGGAGGAGTCGCCGCTGCGCGACGCCCGCGGGTTCGACATGGCGCGACAGGTCGCCGACCCCAGCCAGCTCACCGACGAGGACCTCGGCCTGGCCAACGTGATCCTGGCCAACGGCGCGCGGCTCTACGTCGACCACGCCCACCCCGAGTACTCCTCGCCCGAGGTGACCTCGCCCCTCGACGTGGTGCGCTGGGAGAAGGCGGGGGAGCAGGTCATGCTCGACGCCTCCCGGATGGCCGGCCAGGTCCCGGGCGCCGCGCCGATCCTGCTCTACAAGAACAACACCGACAACAAGGGCGCGTCCTACGGCGCGCACGAGAACTACCTGATGCGGCGCACCACGCCGTTCGCCGAGATCGTGCGGCACCTGACGCCGTTCTTCGTCTCCCGCCAGGTCGTCACGGGCGCCGGACGCGTGGGCATCGGCCAGGACGGCCGCGACACCACGCCCGACCGCGGCTTCCAGCTCAGCCAGCGCGCCGACTACTTCGAGGTCGAGGTCGGCCTCGAGACCACCCTCAAGCGGCCGATCATCAACACCCGCGACGAGCCGCACGCCGACCCGGCGGTCTACCGCCGCCTGCACGTCATCATCGGCGACGCCAACCTCGCCGAGACCTCGATCTACCTCAAGTCCGGCACGACCGCGCTGGTGCTGGCGATGATCGAGGACGGGTTCATCGACGCCGACCTCGCGATCGAGGGGGCGGTGCGGGCGCTGCGCGACGTCTCCCACGACCCCACGCTGACCCACCTGGTGCCGCTGCGCGACGGCCGCCGCCTGACCGCGGTGCAGCTGCAGATGGAGTACCTCGACCTGGCCCGGAAGTTCGTCGAGGACCGCTACGGCGCCGACGCCGACGAGCAGACCGTCGACGTCCTGCAGCGCTGGGAGTCCGTCCTGACCCGCCTCGAGCGCGACCCGATGGAGTGCGCCACCGAGCTCGACTGGGTCGCCAAGCTCAAGCTGCTCGAGCAGTACCGCGACCGCGACGGGCTGGCGTGGGACGACGCCAAGCTCCACCTGATCGACCTGCAGTACGCCGACGTGCGCCCCGACAAGGGGCTCTACCACCGCCTCGCCGCCTCGGGCCGCATCGAGCGGCTGCTCGACGACGCCGCGGTGGAGTCGGCGATGCACGAGCCGCCGGCGGACACCCGCGCGTACTTCCGTGGTCGCTGCCTGGAGAAGTACGCCGACTCGGTGGCCGCCGCCTCCTGGGACTCGGTGATCTTCGACCTCCCGGGGCGCGAGTCGTTGCAGCGGGTGCCGACCCTCGACCCGCTGCGCGGCACCCGCGCCCACGTCGGCGAGCTGATCGAGCGCTGCGCGACCGCCCAGGAGCTGGTCGCCGCCATCACCCGCTGA